The genome window TTTCAACAGGATGCGGCGATAGGCGAGCTGGGACATGGCGACCTCGTTGGGGGGTGACGGGCAAACCACGCGATTTTAGCCGATGCGCGCCAGCGCGTCTGCGCCGCCGCTGGCGCCTCAGCGTTGCGGATCGCCGCACGACCGCGCGGTGACGCGGTTGCGGCCGCCGTGCTTGGCGCTGTACAGCATGTCGTCGGCCGCCTGCAGCAGTTCCTGCGCGCTGTTGAAGCGCTCGCGGCCGCCCTGGGTGGCCACGCCGGCGGAGAAGCTGATGTGCAGCGGCCCCTGCTTGGTCTCGGCCATCGGTCGCTGCGCGATCTCGGTGAGGATGCGCCGCATCACCCCGAGCGCGGCGTCCTCGCCGGTATTGGGCAGCAGCACCAGGAATTCCTCGCCGCCGAAGCGCGCCACGGTGTCGCTGTTGCGCAGCAGCGGCAGCAGAGTCTGCGCGAACGCGCGCAGCACCTGGTCGCCGACCAGGTGGCCGTGGGCGTCGTTGATCTTCTTGAAGTCGTCCAGGTCGATGAAGGCCACCGACAGCGGCCAGTCGTGGCGGTTGGCCAGTTCGAACTGCTGCGTGAGCAGGGTGTCCAGCTGGTGCCGGTTGAACACGCCGGTGAGGGCGTCGCGGCTGGCCTGTTCGGCCAGGCGCCGCGCGCGCTGCTCGTATTCGTCGGCGCGCTGGCGCACGCGGTTGGCCTCCTGCACCTCGCGCAGGTTGCGCAGCACCATCAACTCGCGGGCGTGGCTGATGATCGCGTCGACCCGCTCCGGCTGCGCGATGCGCACGTCGAAGATCGGGCTGACCGCCGGCAGCGCCTCGGCGATGTGGCTCACCACCTCGTCGAAGCGGCGGCTGTCCAGCTGCAGCTCGCGAAAGGCGCGCTGCATGGCGTAGGTGCGCGCGGCTTCGGGGTCGTCGCCGAGCCAGATGTCGGCGATGGGGCCGGACAGCTGCACGCAGATGTCGAAGGGCTCGGTCGCGGGGCCGCTGTTGCCACTGCTGCCGATGCTGCGTTGCAGGTAGGCGGGCAGCTTCCATTTCTGCGCCAGCCAGGCGCCGACCTCGGCGCGGTCGGCGCCCAGGTGCTCGCGCTCCAGCGCGCTCAGCCGCTGCGGATCGCCGGCGGCCTCGTGCAGCAGGGCGGCGTAGCGGTCGTGGCAGACGTGCAGCAGGGCCAGCGCGCCCATGTCCTGCAGCAGGCCGGCCAGCATCAGTTCCTCGTGCTTGCGCAGCCCGGCGGCCTGGCCGAGCAGGCGGCTGGCCAGCGCCGCCAGCACGCTGCGCCGCCACAGCCGTTCCTGCGGCTCGCCGTTGCCGCCGCGCAGGCTCTGCACCATCGAGAAGCCCAGCGCCAGGCTCAGCGCGGCGTTCAGGCCGAGCATGGTCAGGGCCTGGCCGAGGTTGTCGACGCGGCGTCGGCTGGCGTACAGCGGGGAGTTGGCGATGCGCAGCATGCGCGCGCTCAGCGCCATGTCCATGGCGATGGCGTCGGCGGTAGCGGCCAGGTCCACGTCCGCATCCTGCGCCAGTTCGATGATGCGCAAGGCGACGCCGGGCGGCGAGGGCAGGTCGCGGGAATGACTCAGGATCGCTTCGAGTTCAGGATGCATGCACGTCCGATGCAGTGTGGTGAGGGCGGGCAGCGGCCTGTCCCAGCCCGCGCAGCGTACACCCGCAAAAAAAAAGCCGCGACAATGCGCGGCTCTTTTCTTCCCGGGTGCGGGATCAGGCCAGGCCGGCCTGCTTCATCACTTCGGCGGCGTAGTCTTCCACCACCTTCTCGATGCCTTCGCCCACCGCCAGGCGCTGGAAGCCGACCACGTCGGCGCCGGCGGCCTTCACCGCCTGCTCCACACTCTGGTCGGTGTTCAGCACGTACGGCTGGCCGTACAGGGTGACTTCGTTGACGATCTTGGCGATCTTGCCGCTGATGATCTTCTCGAGGATGTCGGCCGGCTTGGCCTTGTCCTTCTCCGACATCTTGGCCAGCTCGATTTCCTTTTCCTTGGCCACGAACTCGGCCGGCACGTCGGACGCCTTGACGTGCGGCGGGTTCATCGCCGCGACGTGCATGGCGATGCCGCGGGCCAGGTCGGCGTCGCCGCCCTTGACCTCGACCAGCACGCCGATGCGGCCGCCGTGCACGTAGGCGGCGACGTTGTTGGCGCTGTCGATGCGCACCAGGCGGCGCACCTGCACGTTCTCGCCGACCTTGGCGATGACCGCGGCGCGGGCTGCCTCGACGGTCTCGCCGCTGGGCAGCTTGGCGCTCTTCAGCGCTTCGACGTCGGCGGCGCCGGAGGCCAGGGCGGCCTGGACGACGGCGTCGGTGAAGGCCAGGAAGTTGTTGTCCTTGGCGACGAAGTCGGTCTCGGAGTTGATTTCGACCAGGACCGCCTTGCCGCCGTCCTGGGCCATCGCGATGCGGCCTTCGGCGGCGACGCGGTCGGCCTTCTTGTCGGCCTTGGCCAGGCCCGACTTGCGCAGCCACTCGGCGGCGTTGTCGATGTTGCCAGCGTTCTCGGTGAGTGCCTTCTTGCACTCCATCATGCCGGCGCCGGTGCGCTCGCGCAGTTCCTTGACCAGGGAAGCAGTGATTTCCACGGGATGTCCTCACGAAAGGTGGGAAAAGGCCGGCTTGCGGCCGGCCGGTAAATCTGGAAAGCGGGCGCCGCAGGCGGCGCTCGCGAAGCCGGGCGCGTCGAACGCGCCGGGTGGCGGCTGCGCATGATCGCGCAGCCGCATGGCGCGCCGGTTACTCGGCGGCGGGAGCGGTCTCTTCGGCCTTCTTGCCGTTCTTGCGCGGGCCGCGGCCCTTGTCGTCGCCGCCCTCGGCGAACTCTTCCTCGCGCACGCTGGCGGCGTTCGGCGCAGCGGCCTTGCCTTCCAGCACGGCGTCGGCGGCGGCACGGGCGTACAGCTGCACGGCGCGGATGGCGTCGTCGTTGCCCGGGATGGCGTAGTCGACCAGGTCCGGGTTGTAGTTGGTGTCGACCACCGCGATCACCGGGATGCCGAGCTTCTTGGCTTCCTTGATGGCGATGTCTTCATGGCCGATGTCGATGACGAACAGCGCGTCCGGCAGGCGGTTCATTTCCTTGATGCCGCCCAGCGAGGCTTCCAGCTTGTCGCGCTCGCGGCGCAGGGTCAGCACTTCGTGCTTGACCAGCTTGTCGAAGGTGCCGTCGGTCTCGGCCGCTTCCAGCTCCTTCAGGCGCGCCACCGACTGCTTGACGGTGCGGAAGTTGGTCAGCGTGCCGCCCAGCCAGCGCTGGGTCATGAACGGCTGGCCGCAACGCTCGGCTTCTTCCTTCACCGCGTCGCGGGCGCTGCGCTTGGTGCCCAGGAACAGGATGGTGCCGCGCTTCTGCGCGACGCTGGAGATGAAGTTCATCGCGTCGTTGAACAGCGGAACCGTCTTCTCGAGGTTGATGATGTGGATCTTGCCGCGCGCGCCGAAGATGTACGGCGCCATCTTGGGGTTCCAGTAGCGGGTCTGGTGGCCGAAGTGGACGCCGGCTTCCAGCATCTGACGCATGGTGACCTGGGGCATTGCAGTGACTCCTGATGGGGAACCGGCCGTGCGCGGGCAGGAATGGGTGAAGCGCGCGCATGACGGTGCGGCCTTGCGGGTCCGCACGACGATTCCGGGGTTGGGCCTCCCTGCCGCCTCCGTGGCCGAACTCCTTGCGGAGCACCCCGGCACGGGCGATGGCGGCAGGTGTGAATTCGCCGGTGCGTCCGGCGTGGACGGTCCATCGGCCGATGACAGGCACGACGAAGCCGCGCACTATACCTGGCGGAGGTCGGTGGCGCAATGCGCCGGGCGGTTCACTCGGTCGGTAGCGGCTGCAGCGGGGCCTGGTCGTCGAGCCTGGCCGCGAAGCGGCCGCCCGGCGCGGCCGCGCCGGGCGGCAGCGGCCAGCGCTTGTAGGCGCCGGCCAGGACGTAGCCGGCGAGGCTGGGGAACAGGGGCAGGGTGCGGCCGTCGGCGCCGATGAAGCTCAGGTCGCTGAGCCGGGCGTGGACGCTGCCGCGGTTGTGCACCACCAGTTCCGGCCCATGCGCGCCGGCGAGCAGGTGGGCGCTGAGGCGCGGCGCGGCCGCGGGGTCGTTGGGGGGCAGGAACACCGGCGTGGAATAGCGCAGCAGCAGGGGCGCGGCTTGCGCGGCGGGCATGGGCGCGGCCGGGTCGGGCGGGGTGGCGCGTTCCTCCAGCACCAGGCGGTAGGCGCGCTCGGTGGCGGCGGCGGGAGCCAGGCGCACCAGCCGCAGCAGTTGCCGCCCCTGTGCGGGGATGGCGATCGATTGCGGGCTGGGCCGGACCTCGTCGGTGCTCTCCAGTACTTCCATTCCGTCGGTCTGCTGCCAGCGGTACACCTGGACCTGCGCCTGCCAGGGGCGATCCTGGGTGTTGCTCAGCCAGATCTCGGTGCTGGTTTCGCCGGGCGCCAGTTGCACCAGGGTCGGGCTGATCCGCACCCCGGCCGCGGCGGCGCTGCCGGCCAGCGCCAGCAGCAGCGTCGGCAGCAGGCGCCTGCGCATGCCGCGGGCGCGGCCCACTAGAACGCGACCGTGGCGTAGCGCGCCGGCGCGCGGGGCGTGGCGGCGGCCGCGGGCAGGCTCAACGCCAATGCGGTGCCGGCGTCGGGCGCGGGCGTGCCGTCGACGCTGACCTGGTAGGTGAGCGGGCGGTTGCAGGCGACCGTCGGCAGCCCCCCGGGCTGCGCGCGGGCCGGGACGCCGACCTCGCAACTGCGTTCGATGCGGATGCCGATCCGCAGCATGGCGCCGCCGTTGCCGACGCCCGGCTGCGCCGCCGCGTCGACGCCGGCCACGCACAGGCTCGCCAGCAGCAGCGGTCGCAGGAACGGCACGGTCATCAAGCGGGACTCCGAGGCGGACACCGCAGATAGCGGCCCGCGCCGCGGCAACTTGATCGGCGCGACGGCGCCGTTCAGACCTCAGTAGGTGACGGTGACCTTGACCACGTCGCTGTAGCTGCCCGGTGCAGGCGTCTGCCGGGCCGGGACCTGACCGTACAGGGTCAGCGACTGTGCGCTGCCGGTCCCGGTGCCGGTCTGGGTATCGCTGTTCAGGGTGCTGCCCCAGCGCTGGGTACGCGCGGCGTCGCGGTACAGCTCGTAGGTCAGGTACTGGCCGCTGGCGCTGCGCATGCGGCGCACGTTGCCGCTGGCGTTCTGGCCGTTGTCCAGGCTCACCTGCCAGGCGGTGCGGTAGCGGCAGTTCATGCTGAGCACGGTGGTGTAGTTCAGCGCCTTGTCGATCAGGCCCGACTGGGTGCCGAAATCCAGGTCGGCGATGCTGGCGATGGTGCAGGTCGGCGCGGCGCTGGCGCTGACCACGAACGGGAACTGCACCGAGGTCCCGCCGCCCTTGCCGCCGGTGGTGCAGGAGGCGGGTACCGCCGCGGGGTTGCCCACCAGCGGCTCGTCGTAGCGGTACTGCAGGTTGGTGGACACGCCGCTGAAGCTGTTCTGGTACAGCCCGGTGGCGATGCCGCTCTGCAACGGCACCCGCGCATAGACGGTGTAGGTGGCGGTGCCGCTGCCGCCGGTCAGCAGCGACGAGTAGGTCAGATCTACCTGCAGCGGCGTGGAGCCGCTCAGGGCGCTGCCCCAGATCAGGCTGCGCGCGCTGTCGCGGTAGAGCTGGAAGCCGAGGCTGTCGTTGAGCGGGTTGAGCATGCGCCGCGGGGTGATGCCGAAGCCGCCGCCCTGCAGGCCCTCGCCGATGTTCAGGCACATGCGCACGTAGATCGTGCCCAGTACGCTGATCGCGCCGGTCTGGCAGGTCACCACGATCTGCGCGGTGGCGTCGGTGGCGGCGGTGTCGGAAAGGGTGCCGAAGCTCACCGCCGTAGCCTGCGCGGCGCAGGTGGTGGTGGCCGCGGCGCGCTGCGGCAGCAGCGCCGCGGCCGCCAGGAGCAGCGCCGTCAGCGCCATCGGCCAGGCGCGCGCGCTCATGGCGCCGTCTCCGGCGCGCAGCGCAGCGGGCCTAGCCGGGTCGGCGGCGCCTGTGCCGGGCGCTCGATCCGGAACCGGCAACGGCGCCCTTGCATCTCCACCTCCAGGTCGTTGCGGCCGGGCTGAAGCCCTTCCACATAGGCCTGGCCATCGTAGCCGACCACCGTGTCGACGCCCGCTCCATGCACCCGGCTGCCGACCGGCAGCGGCGCGTCGGCGGCATCGTGCAGTCGCACCAGCACGCCGTCGCTGCGGCGGATCGGGAACGCCACCACCACGCCGGCGCGGTCGCGCGGCACCACGATCTGGTCGACCTGCTCCGGCCGCAGCTCCGGCGGCAGGTGCATCGGATCGATCGACAGGCGGTTGTGCTGCCAGGCCAGCAGCGGCGTGACCAGCAGGAAGCCGCGCGCATCGGTGCGGCCGATCGGCCGGTTCTCCAGCAGCACCGGCACGTCGGCGATGCCGCCGGTGGAGACCAGGGCGAAGGCCTGGTCGAGGTCGCGGCCACGGAACCAGCCGCCGCCGATCCAGGCCAGGCCGCCCGAGGCTTCGGCATAGCCGTAGCGTTGGCCGCCGGCGCTGGCGATGCCGCCGGCGTAGCGGGCGCTGGCGCCGCGCCAGCTGGCTTCGGCCAGGCCGCCGCCGCCGTCCTGGCCGCCGCGCGCCTGCAGCCGCCAGCCGCTGCCGCCGTCGGCGGCGGCCGCTTGGCTGAGGTCGGCCGTCGCGCCGGTGCGCGTGCCGATGCGCTGCACGGCGACGCCGGCCTGGCGGCGGCCGTCCAGCGCGATCGACCAGCCCAGGTACACGCTGCGGTCGCGGGCCTGGTCCAGGTTCTGGTTGATGCTCAGGTTCAACGACGACTGCCGCGGCAGGGTGCGGGTCCAGAACAGGCCGGCGTAGCGCTGCTCGCCGCTGTCGGGGTAGGCCAGGCGCACATAGCTCAAGGCGATGTTGCCGACGCCGTCCCAGGTGCTGCCGAACAGGGCGCGCTCGCTGATCCGCGGCGGCGCGGCGCCGTAGCGCGCGGCCACGTCGCGGTAGCCGGATTGCGCGCGCTGGGTATCCATCGCCAGGTTGAAGCGGCCGTTGTTCCAGCGGTAGCTGAGCGCGTACTGCAGGCCTTGCCGGCCGGCCGCGCTGCCGTGCGCCAGCGAAGCGCCGAACACGCCGGCGCGCGGCAGCAGCCACTGCCCGCCGGCACCGGCGTTGCGGACGCCGGCGCCGGCCTCGGCATGCGCCTCGGCGGTGAAGCGCGGGCTGACGCCGCGCCGCCAGCTGGCGCTGCCGACGGTATCCCCGGCATAGGCGAAGTCGGCGACGCCATAGTCCTCGCGGACCCGGCCCAGCGCCAGCGACCAGTCGGTCAGGCCGCTGGCCAGCAGATCCTGGGTCGCATAGAACGGAAAGGCCAGCGAACGCGTCCGGCCGTACGCGTCGGTGATCACCACCTGGGCGTTGCCGGCGCCGTCCACGCCCGGTGCGGCGGACAGCTGGAACGGCCCGGCCGGCAGCTGCGCGCCGTACTGGCGGATGCCGTTGACGTACAGGTCCACGCTGGACGGCACCGCCACCTCGCCGAGGAATTCCGGCAGCGGGGCGAGCGCGCGGTACGGCTGCAGCCCGAAGTCGCTGCCCACCCGGACTCCGCCCAGGCGCAGGGTGCGGCTCCAACTGGTGCCGCTGCTGAAGGTATCGCCCAGCACCACGCTGGTCATGCGCTCGGGCAGCGACCATTGCCATTGCGTGTCCAGGCGGATCGCCTGGGCGCGCCAGTCGCGCTGCGGTTCGCGGTACAGCCGGCCGACGAAGGACTGCCGCAGCAGGCCGTCGCCCAGGCCGAACACGCGCAGTTCGCCGCTGGCGGTGAGATTGCTGGCGCCGCCCTGGCGGCTGGCGTACAGGTCGTAGTCGAGCAGGGCGCCGGGGGAACTGGTCGCCGGCAGCGACGGTTCATCGCCGCGGGCGTCGATGCGGGTGGTGGCGACGTCGAGCAGCGCCACCGGTGCGTCGATGGTCAACTGCTGCAGGCTGGCGTCGTAGCGCAAGCGCACGCCGTCCAGGTCGCTCAGGGCGATCGCCGCAGTGGCGTCGCCGCCGTCCACGCGCAGACCGAGCTGGCGCAGGGTCGCGGCGCTGGCGCGCAGTTGCTCGCCAGCGCGCTCGAATTGGAACAGGCCGGGCTGCCGGGTCTGGTTCACGGTGACCTCCAGGTACAGGGTCTCCTGCGCCGGTGCAGCCGCCTGCGGCTGGGTCGGGGCCTGCGGCTGGGCGATGGCGAGCGCGGCGGGGCCGGCCCACAGTGCCAGCAGCAGTTCAAGGCGCCGCGGTGTCCACGACCAGCGACTGCGCACGCGGCTCGCCATTGATCCTTGCCTCGAACGTGCCAGGGGTTTGCGCCAGTTCCGCCGGCAGCGGCCAGCGCTTGCGCTGGCCCGGCAGCACGTAGCCGGCCAGGCCCTCGGCGATGGCGCGGCGGCGGCCGTCGCCGGCGACGAAGTGCAGGTCCACCAGTTGCGCGTGGCCGTTGCCCTGGTTGCGCACTTCCAGCGCCGCGCCGGATCCGTCGTGGACGCGCCGCGCGCGCAGCGCCGGTGCGGTGGCCACGGCCGGCTGCAGGAACACCGGCACCGAGTAGCGCAGCACGAACTGCAGCCCGGCGCTGGCGTTGCCGCCGGCGTCCTGGCTGGGCAGTTCGTCGACCAGGATGCGATAGGCGTCCTCGCCTGCGCCGGGCGCGGCGTTCAGGCGGATCACTCGCACCAGTTGCCGCGCGTGCGGCGCCAGCTCCAGCATCGGCGGGCTGAGCGCGATGCGGTCGCTGGGGTCGAGCACATCCTCGCCATCGCGCTGCTGCCAGCGGAACGCGCGCACCTGCGCACGCAGCGGCACGTCGCCGCTGTTGCTGAGCCAGAGGCCTTGGGCGGTCTCCTCGGCGCGCAGCGACACCGAGGTCGGCGCCACCTGCAGGCTAGCGCCCAGGGCGGCGCCGGCTGCCGCCAGCCACAGTGCGGCAATCGCCGGCAGGCGCAGGAAGGAATGCGGGCGCGGACACATGCAAGCGGCTCCGGTTACCAGGTGACGGTGGCGGTGACCACGTCGCTGTACGAACCCGCAGGGTAGTTGGTGCTGGCGACCTGGCCGTAGACGGTGATCGGCTGCACTGCACCATTGCCGGTGCCGGCCTGGGTGTCGGTGCCGATGGTCGAGCCCCAGTTCTGGGTGCGCGCGGCATTGCGGTACAGCGCGTAGGGCACGCGCGCGGTATTGCCGGCGTCGGCGCTGCCCATGGTGCGCGTGGTCACCGTGGCGCCGGAACCGGAGCCGGCGTTGAGCGCGATGTTGTACGGGGTGCCGGAGGTGCAGCGCACGTTCAAGGTGCCGGTGCTGTTGATCGCGCTCTGGTTGGAATTGACGCTGCCGAAATCGACGTCGGTGGGCGCGGTCTGGATGTCGCAGACGCTGGTGATCTGGATCTTGACGTTGAAGGTGCGCGAGTCGGACTGGGCCCAGGCCAGGCCGGTCCCGGCGGCGAACAGCACGAGGAAGGCGAGAACGCGGTGGAAGAGGTACATGGCAGGGTTTCTTCGGAAATGGCGGACGACCGCCGGTGCCACTGCCAATGCAAAATGCTAGCCAATTCACACTTTTATGGATCGTCATCCAGTTTTCACATGAGACGGCGACCGCAGGACGCCACGTTCAGTGCGATGAAGGTGGCGACGGCCTGGCCGACGCGCCAAAAAGCCGCCAACGCGCCCGGCGCGTTCAGCCAGCGCCGGGATGAGCGATAATGACGGCTATGACCGTCAATCTGAAAACTCCGCAGGACATCGAGAAGATGCGCGTGGCCGGCCGCCTGGCCGCCGAGGTACTGGACCTGATCGGCCCGTACGTGAAGCCCGGCGTCACCACCGCCGAGCTGGACCGCATCTGCCACGACCACATCGTCAAGGTGCAGCAGGCGGTGCCGGCCAACGTCGGCTACCGCGGCTATCCGAAGACCGTGTGCACGTCGGTGAACAACGTCATCTGCCACGGCATTCCCAGCGACAGCAAGGTCCTGAAGGACGGCGACATCGTCAACATCGACGTGACCGTGATCAAGGACGGCTGGCATGGCGACACCAGCCGCATGTACTGCGTGGGCACCCCCTCGGTGATGGCGCGGCGCCTGATCGAGGCCACCTACGAGGCGATGTGGCGCGGCATCCGTGCGGTGAAGCCCGGCGCCACGCTCGGCGACGTCGGCCATGCGATCCAGCAGTACGCCGAGAGCGAGCGCTTCAGCGTGGTGCGCGAGTACTGCGGCCATGGCATCGGCAAGGTCTACCACGACGAACCGCAGGTGCTGCACTACGGCCGGCCGGGCGATGGCCTGGTGCTGCAGCCGGGCATGACATTCACCATCGAGCCCATGATCAACGAGGGCACGCGCTACACCCGGGTCCTGCCGGACGGCTGGACCGTGGTGACCAAGGACCGCAAGCTCTCGGCGCAATGGGAGCACATGGTCGCCGTCACCGACGATGGGGTGGAGGTGCTGACCCTGTCGCCCGGCGGCCTCGGCGAACCGTGAGCCTGCTGCCGGCCGGTGCCGATGCCGGCATGCCCGACGCCGGCGTCGACGACGCCGGCTGGGCGGCGGCGGTCCGGCAACTGCTGGCGCAGACCGATGCGCGGCTGAGCAAGCGCTTCGACCAGGGCGACGACATCGACCGCCTGCTGGCGCTGCGCGCGCGCGCGCTGGACCAACTGATCCGCCACGCCTGGAGCCGTTGCGTGCCGCGCGAGGCCGGGTTGGCCCTGTTCGCGGTCGGCGGCTATGGCCGCGGCGAATTGTTCCCGCGTTCGGACATCGACCTGCTGGTGTTCGGCGAACTCGATCCCGCGCACGAACCGGCGCTGGCGCGGCTGTTCCCGCTGCTGTGGGATGCCGGCGTGCCGGTCAGCCACGCGGTGCGCTCGGCCGCGCAGTGCACCGCCGCCTGCGCCGACCAGACCGTGCTGACCGCGCTGATCGAGGCGCGCCCGCTGCAGGCCGACGCCGCCGCCAAGGCGGCGCTGGCGGCGGCCATCGCGCCGCAGCGGGTGTGGCCGCCGCGCGCATTCTTCATGGCCAAGCGCGAGGAACTGCAGGCCCGCCACCAGCGCTTCGGCGACACCGCCGACAACCTGGAGCCGGACATCAAGGACGGCCCCGGCGGTTTGCGCGACCTGCACACGCTGGGCTGGATGGCGCTGCGCGCATTCGGCGTGCGCGATCTGGAGCCGCTGATCGGGCTGGGCCACGTCGGCGGCGACGAGGCCGCCGCGCTGCGCCGCGAGCGCCGCGAACTGGCGCGCTTGCGCTACGGGCTGCACCTGGTCGCCAATCGCCCGGAAGAGCGGCTGCGCTTCGACTACCAGAAGACCCTGGCGCAGCGCCTGGGCTTCTCCGACGACCCCGAGAGCCTCGGGGTCGAGAAGATGATGCAGCGCTTCTACCGCAGCGCGGCGATCGTGCGCCGACTCAGCGACCGCCTGCTGCAGCGCTTCGAGGAACAGTTCGACGGCGAGGCGCAGCCACAGCCGCTGGATGGCGGCTTCTCGCTGCGCCGCGGCTACCTGGCCGCCGACGCCGAGCGCTGGCCGCAGGCCGACCCGGTGCAGGTGTTCGCGCTGTTCGCCACCTGGGCCGCGCACGGCGAGATCCGCGGCCTGCACTCGCTGACTGCGCGCGCGCTGGCCGAGGCGCTGCCGCAGCTGCCGGACTACGCCAGCGCCAGCGCCACCGCGCGCGAGCGCTTCCTGGGCCTGCTGCGCGGCCCGCGCGCGGTGCAGACGTTGACCCGGATGGCGCGGCTGGGCGTGCTCGGGCAGTGGATCCCGGCGTTCGCGCAGGTGTCCGGGCGCATGCAGTTCGACCTGTTCCATGTGTACACGGTCGACCAGCACACGCTGATGGTGCTGAAGAACATGGCGGTGTTCGCCAAGGCGCGCGCCGACGAGCGCTTCTCCATCGCCCATGAAGTCTGGCCGCGGCTGCGCAAGCCGGAACTGCTGCTGCTGGCCGGCCTGTTCCACGACATCGCCAAGGGCCGCGGCGGCGACCATTCAGAGCTGGGGGCGGTGGATGCGCGCGCGTTCTGCGCCGCGCATGCGCTCAGCGCCGCCGATACCGACCTGGTCGCCTGGCTGGTCGAGCAGCACCTGCGCATGTCGGTGACCGCGCAGAAGCAGGACATCGCCGATCCGGAGGTGATCCACCGCTTCGCCAGCCTGGCCGGCGACCGCGAGCGCCTGGATTACCTGTATCTGCTGACCTGCGCCGACATCGCCGGCACCAGCCCCAAGCTGTGGAACGCGTGGAAGGACCGGCTGCTGGCCGACCTGTATTTCGCCGCGCGGCGCGCCCTGCGCGAAGGCCTGGAGCATCCGCTGCCGGTGGCCGAGCGCCTGCAGGAGGCGCGCGAGGCCACCCGCGCGCTGATGCGCATCCAGGGCCACGACGACGTCACCATCGACCGCCAGTTCGCCGGCATGCCGGACGAGAGCTTCCTGCGCTTCCGCCCCGAGCAACTGGCCTGGCAGGCGACGTCGCTGATGGAGGTGGAACTGGGCGGCACCCTGGTCAAGGTGCGCCCGGTCACCCCCGACGATGCGGCGCTGGAAGTGTTCGTGTACTCGCCGGACCGCGACGGCCTGTTCGCCGCGATCGTGATGACCCTGGACCGGCTCGGCTACGGCATCCACCGCGCACGCGTGCTCGATGCGCCGCACGAGGCGATCTTCGACACCTTCGAGGTCATGCCCGCCGATGCCTTCGCCAGCGGCGACCTGGCGCAACTGCAGGCGGCGCTGCGCGAGGCGCTGGCCGGCGACCTGGCGCGGCTGCGTCCGGCGCGGCGGGTGGTGCCGCGGCAGTTGCGGCATTTCCGCTTCGCCCCGCGCATCGAGTTCCGCGAAAGCCTCGATGGCCGCCGGACCCGGCTCAGCCTGGTCGCGCCGGACCGCCCCGGGCTGCTGTCGGACGTGGCCCAGGTGCTGCGCCGGCAGCATTTGCGCGTGCACGATGCGCGCATCGCCACCTTCGGCGAGCGCGCCGAGGACCAGTTCCACATCACCGACGAGCACAACCTGCCGTTGCCCGAC of Xanthomonas sacchari contains these proteins:
- a CDS encoding [protein-PII] uridylyltransferase is translated as MPDAGVDDAGWAAAVRQLLAQTDARLSKRFDQGDDIDRLLALRARALDQLIRHAWSRCVPREAGLALFAVGGYGRGELFPRSDIDLLVFGELDPAHEPALARLFPLLWDAGVPVSHAVRSAAQCTAACADQTVLTALIEARPLQADAAAKAALAAAIAPQRVWPPRAFFMAKREELQARHQRFGDTADNLEPDIKDGPGGLRDLHTLGWMALRAFGVRDLEPLIGLGHVGGDEAAALRRERRELARLRYGLHLVANRPEERLRFDYQKTLAQRLGFSDDPESLGVEKMMQRFYRSAAIVRRLSDRLLQRFEEQFDGEAQPQPLDGGFSLRRGYLAADAERWPQADPVQVFALFATWAAHGEIRGLHSLTARALAEALPQLPDYASASATARERFLGLLRGPRAVQTLTRMARLGVLGQWIPAFAQVSGRMQFDLFHVYTVDQHTLMVLKNMAVFAKARADERFSIAHEVWPRLRKPELLLLAGLFHDIAKGRGGDHSELGAVDARAFCAAHALSAADTDLVAWLVEQHLRMSVTAQKQDIADPEVIHRFASLAGDRERLDYLYLLTCADIAGTSPKLWNAWKDRLLADLYFAARRALREGLEHPLPVAERLQEAREATRALMRIQGHDDVTIDRQFAGMPDESFLRFRPEQLAWQATSLMEVELGGTLVKVRPVTPDDAALEVFVYSPDRDGLFAAIVMTLDRLGYGIHRARVLDAPHEAIFDTFEVMPADAFASGDLAQLQAALREALAGDLARLRPARRVVPRQLRHFRFAPRIEFRESLDGRRTRLSLVAPDRPGLLSDVAQVLRRQHLRVHDARIATFGERAEDQFHITDEHNLPLPDAARQALQAALQACLDPDSPPGDPR
- a CDS encoding fimbrial biogenesis chaperone, whose protein sequence is MCPRPHSFLRLPAIAALWLAAAGAALGASLQVAPTSVSLRAEETAQGLWLSNSGDVPLRAQVRAFRWQQRDGEDVLDPSDRIALSPPMLELAPHARQLVRVIRLNAAPGAGEDAYRILVDELPSQDAGGNASAGLQFVLRYSVPVFLQPAVATAPALRARRVHDGSGAALEVRNQGNGHAQLVDLHFVAGDGRRRAIAEGLAGYVLPGQRKRWPLPAELAQTPGTFEARINGEPRAQSLVVDTAAP
- a CDS encoding Csu type fimbrial protein is translated as MYLFHRVLAFLVLFAAGTGLAWAQSDSRTFNVKIQITSVCDIQTAPTDVDFGSVNSNQSAINSTGTLNVRCTSGTPYNIALNAGSGSGATVTTRTMGSADAGNTARVPYALYRNAARTQNWGSTIGTDTQAGTGNGAVQPITVYGQVASTNYPAGSYSDVVTATVTW
- the map gene encoding type I methionyl aminopeptidase, which produces MTVNLKTPQDIEKMRVAGRLAAEVLDLIGPYVKPGVTTAELDRICHDHIVKVQQAVPANVGYRGYPKTVCTSVNNVICHGIPSDSKVLKDGDIVNIDVTVIKDGWHGDTSRMYCVGTPSVMARRLIEATYEAMWRGIRAVKPGATLGDVGHAIQQYAESERFSVVREYCGHGIGKVYHDEPQVLHYGRPGDGLVLQPGMTFTIEPMINEGTRYTRVLPDGWTVVTKDRKLSAQWEHMVAVTDDGVEVLTLSPGGLGEP